The Pyrenophora tritici-repentis strain M4 chromosome 8, whole genome shotgun sequence genome contains a region encoding:
- a CDS encoding CypX, Cytochrome P450, which yields MQRRLHQRYGPIVRIAPNEIAVADPEAIRTIYSSHSGFVKTDFYLPFRATWGKYPDAFTNLDERQHAERRRIVNQVYSMSNIIQLEDSVDKCVQMLMEKLAESATRTTAIDISQWFQWYSFDVIGELFFSRMFGFLEGAYDHGGNIHALDLLIPFIAVACASPAFLRPLVLISGAMIPRVFQALKALKHIENASESCVADRQRLIESGEADEKEDMLQSFFRIMQNKGRQKDFGITEVKMEVYGAFIAGSDTTAAAITAIVYHLMRTPSAYAKLTTEIDEASQAGLLSPIIQYHEAVGLPYFIACCKEGMRLHPSVGMTLPRHVPRGGCMIAGAWFPEGTRVGVNAAVVQRDKSIFGNDADAFVPERWLGPQASKMERYMFQVRYPVFDSLQALLTQITVWRGL from the exons ATGCAGAGACGCCTTCATCAGAGATATGGACCTATTGTTCGGATAGCTCCAAATGAGATAGCAGTAGCAGACCCAGAGGCTATCCGGACCATATATTCATCTCATTCTGGATTTGTCAAG ACTGACTTCTATCTTCCTTTCCGTGCTACTTGGGGCAAATATCCGGATGCGTTCACCAACCTCGATGAGCGCCAGCACGCTGAGAGACGTAGAATCGTTAACCAAGTCTACTCAATGTCGAATATCATACAGTTGGAGGACAGTGTGGACAAATGTGTGCAGATGCTCATGGAGAAGCTTGCTGAGAGTGCGACAAGAACTACTGCTATCGACATTTCGCAGTGGTTCCAGTGGTATTCTTTTGACGTCATCGGCGAGTTGTTCTTCAGCCGGATGTTTGGATTCCTGGAAGGTGCTTATGACCACGGCGGCAATATCCACGCTCTGGATCTACTAATTCCCTTCATCGCCGTCGCTTGTGCTTCCCCAGCCTTCTTGAGGCCCCTAGTCCTCATCAGTGGAGCGATGATACCTCGGGTTTTCCAGGCTTTGAAAGCGTTGAAGCACATTGAGAACGCATCGGAATCATGCGTTGCTGACAGACAGCGTCTGATTGAGAGCGGGGAGGCCGATGAGAAAGAAGATATGTTGCAGAGTTTCTTCAGAATCATGCAAAACAAGGGAAGGCAGAAGGATTTCGGCATCACTGAAGTGAAGATGGAGGTTTACGGCGCTTT CATTGCCGGATCAGATACAACCGCGGCTGCGATCACGGCTATAGTTTACCACCTCATGCGCACCCCATCAGCATACGCAAAGCTCACTACCGAAATCGACGAAGCTTCGCAGGCCGGGCTACTGAGTCCGATAATACAATATCACGAGGCTGTTGGGCTACCCTATTTCATTGCTTGCTGCAAAGAAGGCATGCGATTACACCCAAGTGTTGGTATGACACTTCCGCGTCATGTTCCGCGAGGTGGTTGTATGATCGCTGGAGCATGGTTCCCCGAGGGTACGCGTGTTGGTGTGAACGCTGCGGTAGTACAACGCGACAAGAGCATCTTCGGTAACGATGCCGACGCCTTTGTTCCGGAACGATGGCTCGGGCCACAGGCGTCGAAAATGGAGCGTTACATGTTCCAGGTAAGATATCCTGTGTTTGATAGTCTACAAGCACTGTTGACACAAATTACAGTTTGGCGGGGGCTCTAG
- a CDS encoding RPB4, RNA polymerase II, fourth largest subunit: MEGEDTAPPQRHEPPVFKAPRLVSRPKPPAQQEEEIGSEIKLGDFEDVHALSVSEARAVVTAVHEARKKKDPENNPLRDRIHNDSGVIASFLDYLDNFARYKEEDSLHSIAALFDAHPEISVVEKALLGTLTPDTAEEATTLIPSLKMDEDELQLILDELNKMRELEKAESLAKGK, translated from the exons ATGGAAGGAGAAGACACTGCGCCGCCTCAGAGGCACGAGCCTCCCGTCTTCAAGGCCCCGCGTCTTGTCTCGCGCCCAAAGCCCCCGGCGCAGCAGGAAGAAGAGATTGGCTCCGAGATCAAGCTGGGCGATTTTGAAGATGTCCACGCCCTTTCCGTCTCCGAGGCCCGCGCCGTCGTCACAGCCGTCCACGAGGCgcgcaagaagaaggacCCCGAGAACAACCCACTGCGCGACAGAATACACAACGACAGCGG GGTCATCGCCTCCTTCCTCGACTACCTCGACAACTTTGCGCGCTACAAGGAGGAAGACAGTCTGCACTCCATTGCCGCCCTCTTCGACGCCCACCCCGAGATCTCCGTTGTCGAGAAGGCGCTGCTGG GCACACTTACCCCCGATACCGCCGAGGAAGCCACTACCCTCATTCCCTCGCTCAAGATGGACGAGGACGAGCTCCAGTTGATTCTCGATGAGCTGAATAAAATGCGTGAGTTGGAAAAAGCTGAGAGCTTAGCCAAGGGTAAATGA
- a CDS encoding Tam, Trans-aconitate methyltransferase: MATTQEQKDWSANQYLKFNNERTRPVYDLLSQVIPHLSSFPNPRIYDLGCGPGNSTKVILDAFPTARITGMDSSADMLKKASASLPSVEFVTGDLATFKVDQKANLLFSNAVFHWLRHSNRIPTLVTLFQGLSTGGVVAIQVPDNYNEPSHALMRVTASLPDKPWAPFFKDTKIGDLADEERPDLDPIQPPTEFYNALIPHAGGVNVWRTMYHHVLKDARAIVEWVKGTGLQPYLNRIEDEATKQAFLGEYERRLEEAYPKMADGNVLLVYPRLFIVAVRK, from the coding sequence ATGGCCACCACTCAAGAGCAGAAAGACTGGTCTGCAAACCAATATCTCAAGTTCAACAATGAGCGCACTCGCCCCGTCTACGACTTGCTATCGCAAGTCATCCCACACCTATCCTCATTCCCCAATCCCCGCATCTACGACCTAGGCTGCGGCCCCGGAAACTCTACCAAAGTCATCCTCGACGCTTTCCCCACCGCCCGCATCACCGGCATGGATAGTTCGGCCGACATGCTAAAGAAAGCCAGTGCCTCCCTTCCAAGCGTCGAGTTTGTAACAGGAGACCTAGCCACCTTCAAAGTCGACCAAAAAGCCAATCTGCTGTTCAGCAACGCCGTGTTCCACTGGCTGAGGCACAGCAACAGGATCCCCACGCTGGTGACACTATTCCAGGGTCTGAGCACAGGAGGCGTGGTAGCAATACAGGTTCCTGATAACTACAATGAGCCTTCCCACGCGCTTATGCGCGTTACTGCTTCCCTTCCCGACAAGCCCTGGGCACCATTCTTCAAGGACACGAAGATTGGAGATTTGGCAGATGAGGAGCGACCAGATCTGGATCCGATCCAACCGCCAACTGAATTTTACAACGCGCTGATTCCGCACGCCGGGGGTGTTAATGTGTGGCGAACGATGTATCATCATGTACTCAAAGATGCGAGGGCGATTGTGGAGTGGGTGAAAGGGACGGGATTACAGCCGTACCTGAACAGGATTGAAGACGAAGCAACGAAGCAGGCCTTCTTGGGAGAGTACGAGAGGAGGCTGGAGGAAGCGTATCCAAAGATGGCTGATGGGAATGTTCTCTTGGTGTATCCAAGGTTGTTCATCGTTGCTGTGAGAAAGTGA
- a CDS encoding Rho-GTPase-activating protein LRG1 encodes MGTPAEGPPPMDSQGVQQQYNYDPRSNGLPRRATDEATLASNNLAPHNHTNHPTRSSTDPGEHHHHAPKPKRSGKICGKCGEGLTGQFVRALGDTYHLECFTCHDCSKIVASKFFPVPEKPPGQYPLCETDYFRRLDLLCFECGQALRGSYITALDRKYHIEHFTCSVCPTVFGASDSYYEHEGSVYCHYHYSTKFAQRCNGCQTSILKQFVEIFRNGQNQHWHPECYMIHKYWNVRLHSTGQPIIERLQQEADTDATDDVRESVRQQEEEIEAKVNWIWKTLSAFEEKSATCISDMLLHVSNGAYVDGVMAAKKFIVHVELLFAAADALDAQLVIRTPKGLTYSRESKLLCKKVVAFFALLTQSQGTGVRRLGVTQELLSLVTGLAHYLKLLIRICLQGALKLERETRSSTGLTNFLTQVNSLDARLEDEAQRDQAAESARLVPRWADACPICDAQVEDKCLHLNHMSFNYSCMVCRGCNADLRHDTRNAYWSKTKRGIYCPACAAAQSDAENGFEQITKLRQYVHLLNVAHARLMATLRSSGALPHTSDDPNLAGYDSSQGHRLGDEPPHLRGDTRSKSYGGTSTTDSQQSANAAYEQSMSDIKRLRSTRLDKHLSNTMKRARASRIIDGPEGLDSAGGEGQLRGGMQIVQEGDGSNQADAVTLAVNSLALDDIARMAALEQQREQRPNAFRAGGSALLGRDDQPRLQNGHRRDFSGAQDLQIMSEGRSRTFFSELSPLEYFKLKGLAVLQLGLLLDDSQYNQGELLDLIESKKNNFWGKIGFGKAFKADKTKPKKGVPSGVEKPVSDKATFRQSLEYLVEKYGDECTEGVGPGALKVPALLQECITAMRNMDMSIEGVFRKNGNLKALRELEEEIDANGVQKVDLNTKNPVILANLLKRFLRLMPEPVLTLKLYRLFMVANDIEDEAQRKKVLHLVLCLLPKAHRDTMEVLFCFLNWVSSFHTVDEETGNKMDTWNIATVMAPNILRESNDKEVKSVDQGAVKVVFDLIENNDEFSEVPPEIMELLSDEVSDMSAKEIMRQWEQRGKNPLSAPPAGPREQAGTASRKDQRNAPQITTADNNPSAQAGETHARQAGGLPSGPANNQQSPGQGYDRGTPNAAYGPNPQASAESHRTASPHRHSYRSPGFQKHTQIGTAGAG; translated from the exons ATGGGAACACCGGCGGAGGGACCGCCTCCGATGGACTCTCAGGGAGTCCAGCAGCAGTACAATTACGACCCGCGCAGCAATGGTCTGCCCAGGCGCGCCACAGATGAGGCAACCCTCGCCTCGAACAATCTTGCGCCTCACAACCACACAAACCATCCTACGCGATCCTCGACCGACCCAGGAGAGCACCATCATCATGCACCAAAGCCGAAGCGCAGCGGGAAGATATGTGGCAAATGTGGCGAGGGTCTCACCGGCCAGTTCGTGCGGGCTCTAGGCGATACTTATCATTTGGAATGCTTTACCTGTCAC GACTGCAGCAAAATCGTTGCCTCGAAATTCTTTCCCGTACCTGAAAAGCCACCCGGCCAATACCCGCTATGCGAGACGGACTACTTCCGCCGCCTTGACCTGCTCTGCTTTGAGTGTGGACAGGCCCTCCGTGGCTCCTACATTACAGCGCTCGACCGGAAATACCACATTGAGCACTTCACCTGTTCCGTGTGTCCTACCGTTTTTGGTGCCTCGGACAGCTACTACGAGCATGAAGGAAGTGTCTACTGCCACTACCACTACTCCACAAAATTCGCCCAACGGTGTAATGGCTGCCAAACCTCCATTTTAAAACAGTTTGTCGAGATCTTCCGAAATGGGCAGAACCAGCATTGGCATCCGGAATGTTACATGATCCATAAATACTGGAATGTGCGGTTGCACTCAACTGGCCAGCCAATCATCGAACGCCTGCAGCAGGAAGCCGACACCGATGCAACAGACGATGTGCGCGAGAGCGTGCGTCAGCAGGAGGAAGAGATTGAAGCCAAGGTCAATTGGATTTGGAAGACATTATCGGCTTTCGAAGAGAAATCGGCCACCTGCATCTCCGACATGCTGCTGCATGTGAGTAATGGAGCTTACGTTGACGGTGTCATGGCAGCGAAGAAGTTCATCGTGCATGTGGAGCTGCTATTTGCGGCTGCAGACGCACTCGACGCGCAGCTGGTCATCAGGACGCCCAAGGGATTGACGTATTCGCGCGAATCAAAGCTGCTCTGTAAGAAGGTGGTCGCTTTCTTTGCCCTGCTCACGCAGTCCCAAGGTACGGGCGTGCGTCGGCTGGGCGTGACCCAAGAGTTGTTGTCCCTGGTTACCGGACTTGCGCACTACCTAAAGCTGCTGATTCGCATCTGCCTGCAGGGTGCTCTAAAGTTAGAGCGCGAAACCCGCAGCTCTACTGGTTTGACCAATTTTCTCACCCAAGTTAATTCACTTGATGCACGACTGGAGGATGAGGCCCAAAGGGACCAGGCAGCTGAGTCTGCCCGACTGGTCCCAAGATGGGCAGATGCATGTCCCATATGCGATGCCCAGGTCGAAGACAAATGTTTACACCTGAATCACATGTCATTCAACTATAGTTGTATGGTCTGTCGCGGCTGCAATGCCGACTTGCGTCACGATACTCGCAACGCTTATTGGAGTAAGACTAAACGGGGCATCTACTGTCCCGCCTGTGCAGCAGCCCAGTCGGATGCGGAGAACGGCTTCGAGCAAATCACAAAACTACGTCAATACGTACACTTGCTCAACGTAGCTCATGCTCGTCTCATGGCGACCCTGCGATCCAGTGGCGCGCTACCTCACACCTCAG ATGATCCTAACCTGGCCGGCTATGATTCTTCGCAAGGTCATCGCCTCGGGGACGAACCACCGCATCTGCGAGGAGATACGCGCTCAAAATCATATGGCGGCACCTCGACGACTGATAGTCAGCAGAGTGCAAATGCTGCGTATGAGCAGTCCATGTCCGACATTAAGCGTTTGCGATCGACGCGGCTCGACAAACACCTCTCGAATACAATGAAGCGCGCACGCGCATCGCGGATTATCGACGGTCCCGAGGGTCTTGATTCAGCTGGTGGGGAAGGGCAGCTCCGAGGTGGCATGCAAATCGTCCAGGAGGGCGACGGGTCCAACCAGGCCGACGCCGTGACCCTCGCCGTCAATTCGCTTGCGTTGGATGACATCGCCCGTATGGCCGCCCTGGAgcaacagcgagagcagcgtCCAAACGCATTCCGTGCAGGTGGAAGCGCGCTTCTTGGCCGCGATGATCAACCCCGACTCCAAAACGGCCATCGTCGGGATTTCTCTGGAGCTCAGGATTTACAAATCATGTCAGAAGGTCGCTCCCGGACATTCTTCTCCGAGCTATCGCCACTTGAGTACTTCAAACTCAAGGGTCTAGCCGTCCTCCAGCTTGGACTTTTACTTGACGATAGCCAGTACAACCAAGGCGAGCTTTTAGACCTCATAGAGTCAAAGAAGAACAACTTTTGGGGCAAGATTGGGTTTGGCAAGGCTTTCAAAGCTGACAAAACCAAGCCAAAGAAAGGCGTGCCGTCAGGAGTCGAGAAGCCCGTTTCAGACAAAGCAACTTTCCGACAATCGCTCGAATACCTAGTAGAGAAGTACGGTGACGAGTGTACAGAGGGTGTAGGACCGGGTGCTCTCAAAGTACCTGCTCTTCTCCAGGAGTGCATTACAGCCATGAGAAACATGGACATGTCTATTGAGGGTGTCTTCAGGAAGAATGGCAACCTCAAAGCGCTCCGTGAACTTGAGGAAGAGATCGACGCAAATGGGGTTCAGAAGGTTGACCTAAACACGAAGAACCCGGTTATCCTTGCCAACCTTCTCAAACGTTTTCTCCGGCTGATGCCTGAGCCTGTCTTGACGTTGAAACTCTACAGACTGTTCATGGTCGCAAATG ACATTGAAGATGAGGCGCAAAGAAAGAAGGTTTTGCACTTGGTGCTGTGTCTGCTGCCCAAAGCTCATCGCGATACAATGGAGGTCTTGTTCTGCTTCCTCAACTGGGTCTCTTCGTTCCATACTGTGGACGAGGAGACTGGCAACAAGATGGACACCTGGAACATCGCCACCGTCATGGCCCCAAACATTTTGAGAGAgagcaacgacaaagaaGTCAAGAGTGTGGATCAAGGCGCTGTCAAAGTGGTGTTTGATCTCATAGAGAACAACGATGAGTTCTCAGAG GTGCCCCCAGAGATCATGGAACTGCTGAGCGATGAGGTATCGGATATGAGCGCAAAAGAAATCATGCGACAATGGGAGCAGCGGGGTAAAAACCCTCTGTCTGCCCCTCCTGCTGGACCCAGGGAGCAAGCAGGTACTGCATCTAGGAAAGATCAGCGCAATGCGCCTCAAATAACAACAGCCGACAACAATCCTTCGGCACAAGCGGGCGAGACGCATGCTCGTCAAGCAGGCGGACTTCCTTCGGGGCCTGCTAACAATCAACAGAGTCCCGGACAAGGATACGACCGGGGCACGCCCAACGCTGCATATGGCCCGAATCCACAAGCTTCGGCAGAGAGCCATCGGACTGCGTCGCCTCATCGGCACAGCTACCGCTCACCGGGCTTCCAAAAACATACACAAATTGGCACCGCAGGTGCCGGATGA
- a CDS encoding Atrophin-1 multi-domain protein — protein sequence MPGFTSFILGHGHFTSFKPDSPPPSDYDSEPETAKSKKRRLQEERRRAKQVSSFYDTTQSRANMEKMLGVARSLYAEISAQIDLFHDLGLVEEKGAIIREFETGNGRIIAGAKEILDRFEKGGGRGVVKELEAGAAELRRVVTTGSEGDAMDRCVMLEVLSVYRMLVIGPVKQMKKDMKTALRKKKGWTDPK from the coding sequence ATGCCAGGATTCACATCCTTCATCCTCGGCCACGGTCACTTTACCTCCTTCAAGCCCGactcaccaccaccatcgGACTACGACTCCGAACCAGAAACAGCAAAATCCAAAAAGCGCCGTCTGCAAGAAGAACGCAGGCGTGCAAAACAAGTCTCTAGCTTCTATGATACCACGCAGTCGCGCGCAAACATGGAGAAGATGCTAGGTGTTGCGCGAAGTTTGTACGCCGAAATCTCTGCTCAGATTGATTTGTTTCATGATCTTGGGCTGGTGGAGGAGAAGGGGGCTATTATTAGGGAGTTTGAAACGGGGAATGGGAGGATTATTGCGGGAGCCAAGGAAATCCTGGATAGGTTTGAGAAGGGGGGTGGGAGGGGAGTTGTGAAAGAGCTGGAAGCAGGGGCGGCAGAGCTGAGGAGGGTTGTTACCACGGGGTCGGAAGGGGACGCGATGGATAGGTGTGTTATGCTGGAAGTTCTGTCTGTATATCGAATGCTGGTTATTGGACCAGTGAAGCAGATGAAGAAGGATATGAAGACTGCAttgaggaagaagaagggctGGACAGATCCCAAGTGA
- a CDS encoding AdhP, Zn-dependent alcohol dehydrogenase, which produces MTSPNEFHGWLGHDKTAAQGNMTWSSFQPKPFNDIDVDIKVSHCGICGSDVHTLRSGWGATHYPICVGHEIVGNVVRVGDKVEHLTLGERVGVGAQAFSCLKEDCEECSAGLEQHCPKMVGTYGSKYPGGSWSMGGYADYVRVPAHFAIKIPAGLRSEDAAPMMCGGITVYSPLKNNGAGPGKKVGVVGLGGLGHFGVLFAKALGCDKVVAISRRRNKADDAKAMGATDYIATSEDEKWARQHSRTLDIIISTVSSPDMPLESYLRLLRTGGVFIQVGAPEDKLPQISAFGLIAKGCKIGGSQIGSPKEIDEMLKFAAENGVKPWVQKENMKDANKAIVNMEDGHARYRYVLVHTDMADRAKM; this is translated from the coding sequence ATGACCTCACCAAATGAATTCCATGGCTGGCTGGGCCACGACAAGACAGCCGCCCAAGGAAACATGACATGGTCCTCTTTCCAACCCAAACCCTTCAACGACATCGATGTCGACATCAAGGTATCCCATTGTGGCATCTGCGGCAGCGACGTTCACACGCTACGGTCGGGATGGGGCGCAACCCATTATCCTATCTGTGTCGGACACGAGATTGTCGGAAATGTTGTGAGGGTCGGAGACAAAGTGGAGCACCTCACACTGGGCGAGAGGGTAGGTGTCGGCGCGCAAGCCTTTAGCTGTCTTAAGGAGGATTGTGAAGAGTGCAGCGCTGGCCTGGAACAGCATTGTCCGAAGATGGTGGGCACGTACGGTTCGAAATATCCAGGTGGCAGCTGGAGCATGGGTGGCTATGCAGACTATGTTCGAGTGCCAGCTCACTTCGCTATAAAGATCCCAGCAGGATTGAGGAGCGAAGACGCAGCCCCAATGATGTGCGGAGGCATCACGGTGTATTCGCCTCTAAAGAACAACGGAGCAGGACCGGGGAAGAAAGTCGGGGTCGTGGGCCTAGGTGGGCTTGGCCATTTTGGTGTCTTGTTCGCAAAAGCTTTAGGTTGTGACAAGGTCGTAGCCATCAGCCGGCGGAGAAACAAAGCCGACGACGCAAAAGCTATGGGTGCCACAGACTACATAGCGACATCAGAAGACGAGAAGTGGGCTCGTCAACATTCTCGGACCCTCGATATCATCATTAGTACTGTCTCCTCTCCAGATATGCCTCTTGAGTCCTACTTACGACTTTTGCGCACGGGTGGCGTCTTTATTCAGGTCGGTGCACCGGAGGACAAGCTACCGCAGATTTCCGCGTTCGGTCTCATTGCCAAAGGCTGTAAGATAGGAGGCAGTCAAATCGGCAGTCCGAAAGAAATTGATGAGATGCTCAAGTTTGCGGCGGAGAATGGAGTAAAGCCATGGGTTCAAAAGGAAAACATGAAAGACGCCAACAAGGCGATCGTCAATATGGAGGATGGCCATGCGCGGTATCGTTACGTGCTTGTACATACAGATATGGCCGATAGAGCGAAAATGTAA